A segment of the bacterium genome:
GACGACCGCCGGCACGAGCAGCGCCAGGGCGCCGAACCAGATCGCATCCCAGCCGAAGCCCCCCGCCGCGATCGCGCCGCAGACCGCGACCGCCGCCAGCGCCGCGCCGCCCCATGCCGCGCCGCGCCCGCGGCGCGCCGCCGCCACCGCGGCGATCACGCCGGCGGCCGCCACCCAGGCCGGCCAGGCGGGTCGGAAGTACGGCTCGAACCACTCCAGGCGTTGTGGCAGCCCCGAGAGGGTGTCGAACGCGAACGCCCCGAGGGCGCCCTGGGCGGCAAAGTACCCGGCGTACGCGAACAGCGGCGCCGCGGCGGCCGCGGCGGTCGCGAGCACGCCGGCGGCGCCGGCGGCGCGGTCGTCGACCGGCAGGAGTCCGCGCCACTCGCGGTGCGCCGCCAGGGCGAGCAGCGCGGCGGCCGGCGCGCCGACCACCAGCGCGGTCCAAGCATCGCTGCGCGGCGCGAGGTAGGCGGCCGCGAGCACCGCGGCGACGGCGAGCGTGAGCCAGCGGATGGCGCGCCCGAGGATCCCGGCGAGCCAGGCCGGCGGCCGGCCCGCGCCCTCGCCGGGCGCGAGCAGGAGCGAGACGGCGAGCGCCATCAGCGCGAACAGGCCACTGGTCTGCTTGAAGGATGCCGCCAGGCCGAAGCACAGGCCGGCGACCGCGCAGCGCAGCGTCAGCCGCGCCGGCAACGCCAGCGACGCCCACAGCCCCAGCAGGCACAAGGTGAGCGCGAAGTGGTTCGCGTACGGCGTGTGGAACAGCCACCACGGCGCGCCCCACATCACGGTCGCGAGCGCCGCCGCCGCCAGCGCGACCGCCGGCGCCGCGACCTGGCGCGCGCACAGGTACACCGCGGCGATGGTCCCCAGCTTGACGACGAGCATCGCCAGGCGCAGCCCGTAGAGCTCCGCGCCGACGAGGCGGAGCAGGACCCCGTTCAGGTAGAACAGCGACGGCCCGTAGGCGTGCGGGAAGTCGCGGTAGGGGACGGCGCCATCCAGCACCTGCCGGCTGGGCAGCAGGATCATGCCGCTGTCGGCCAACTCGAGCCCGAAGGGCAGCGACAACCTGAAGTAGGCGGCGGCGCCGACCAGGAGCAGCGCCGGCCCGCCCCAGCGCAGCAGGACGCGCGGCGCCGACCGGCGATGCGGCGCCACGGCCATGGCCGCGCCGCCGGGCACCGCGAGCGCGTGCAGGAGCGAGTTGGTCGCGATGCCCGACGGCGCGCGGCGCGCGGCCCCGGCATCGCCGCGGCGGGGCGCCCGCGTCATCCGGGCGCTCGCGCCACGATGGTGAAACGCCAGGCGAACCAGCGGGCGATGGCACCGACCAGCGGCGCGCGGGCGATCGCGTCCTCGAGCCACAGGAGCGCCCGCATCACCCGCAGGCTGCGACCGAACGCCGAGCCGGCGTAACAGCCGGTCAGCGGGTAGGCGAGAAAATCGGAACGGCTCTCGCGCACCGTGCAGCCACCCTCTCGCAGGACGCCGAGGATGCGGTGCTCGTGGAAGTCGCGCTTGAAGCGGATGTCGATCGGGGACTCGTACTGCACCGAGGCGCGGAAGACGATCGGATCGAGGAGCCGGTGCACCAGCGTGGTGAAGGTGGAATTGAGCGGCTCGTAGATCACCAGCAGCCCGCCCGGGACGAGGACCCGCAGTGCTTCGCGCAGGGCGGCGGCGTAGTCGATGACGTGGTGCAGGGCGCCGTCGAACACGATGCAGGCGGCGCTGGCGGTGCGAAACGGCAGCCATTCGCCGTCCGCCTGGACGCCGGCCAGCCGGGCCTGCGGCAGGGCGGCGACGGCGCGCGACACGTCGAGGCCGATCAGTGGTCGCGTCGAACGCGGCGCCCGCTCCTGGGCGTAGCGGAGGAAGTGCCCGCGCCCGCAGCCGACCTCGATCACGCTCCCCTCGGGAGCGGCGGCGATCTCCGCCAGCAGACGATCCCACTGGTGGTGGAAGACCGCGGCGCTGCCCGCCGCCGCGAAGGGGCGGTCGAGCAGGTCGACGCCGACCTCGTCCTGCCAGGCGCGCTCCAGGGCCCGGTAGCGTCGCGCCTCGTCGGCATCCGGCGCCGTCGCGTCGGGCGCCGTCCTCGCATGCTCGTGCGGCCTCAAGCGATCGTGCATACCAGAGCCGGCGCGCCCGGGCCATCGTCGAACGGGCGGGCGGCCGAGACGCGGCTACCCCCACGCCCCCGTGTCCGACCAGCGCCGGCGCAGCAGCAGCGCGAGCACGCGCACGAAGGTGTCGACCGTCTGGTAGCGGCCGTGGACCTGCAGGTACTCGAGGTCGCGGCTGTAGTAGTTGATCGGGATCTCGATGATGCGGCGGCGGGCGCGCAGGACCTCGATGACCATCTCGGGAAAGATCTCGGCGTCCTCGGACGTCAGATTGTCGCGGATGGTGGTGTAGGTCGAACGCCAGAGCGCGCGGTAGACGCAGCAGATGTCGGTGAAGCGGCACTCCAGCCGCCACCACAGCATCTGCAGCAGCTTGGCGAGAACGATGTGCGCCAGGCGGACGATGCCGCGCATGTTGGTGCCCTGTTCGATCATCTGCCTCGTGGTGCGGGTGCCGACCACCATGTCGGCGTCGCGCAGGTAGACGAGGAACTTGCCGACGTCGCGCGGCGCGAAGGTGTCGTCGCTGCAGGCGAGCAGCAGGATGTCCCCCGCGGCCCGGTCGAGGCCGAGCTTCACCAGCGTGGCGATGCGCGCCGTCGGGTCGTCGGCGGTGACCAGGCGAACCCGCACCCCGTCGGCGACGCGCTGCAACGCCGGCGTGGCGGAGCGGGCGACGGCCACGACCTCGTCGACCCCGGCCTCCTCGGCGTAGCGGGCGACGACCCGCGCCGCGCCCTCGTCCTCGCCGTCGACCACGTAGACGAAGCTGGTGCGTTTGCGGTCGAAGGCGTGATCGCGCACCAGGTAGTTGGCGGTGTTGAGGTCGTCGCGCGAGTTGATGTTGACGTAGTGGCCGCGCAGCGTGAACGGCGTCATGCGCGCGCCGGCGCGCGCCAGGCCGGCGAGCCACGAGGTCCAGTCGCGCGGCCCGCTCTCCGGCCCGCCGGCGTAGGCCTGCTCGAGGCGGCGGAAGATCTCCGGCTGGATCAGGTAGGTGCCGGTGCCCATCATGCGGCCGATCGGGTGCGTCGGCTTCTCCACCAGGTCGACGATGCGGCCGTCGCGCACCTCCATCGCGTAGTTCTTGCGGATCTGCTTGGCGTACTCGGCGGCGATCTGCCCGCACACGACCAGCGACTGCGGGTCGGCGGTGGTCAGCAGCTCACCGTGGTTGGAGTCGACGTAGCACTCGTCGGCGAGCAGCATCACGCACGGCCGGTCGATCGTCCGCCCGGCGAGGAACACCGAATAGGGCAGCTCGAGATTGATGCGCGGATTGTCGACGTAGGTGATGGCGACGCCGAGGCGCGCGCCGTCGCCGAAGTGGCGCTTGATCACCTCGCCGTGATGGCCGACGACGATGCGCACGTCGCGCACCGCGAGCTGGTCGCGCAGCAGCTCGACGTTGCGCTGCAGGTTCGGCACCCCGTCGACGTCGAGCATCGATTTCGGCACCGTCGCCGTGTACGGGTAGGCGCGCACGCCACGGCCGGCGGCGGGGAGGAGGCCGATCAGGGACATCGGGGTCGAGGCGCCTCGGGCTGTTGCGCGGTCAGGCGGTCAGGGACCGAAGGGCTGGTTCGCGAGGCGTCCCGTCCCTGACAGCGCCACGGCCCAAGCGCGTCACACCCCGCCCCTCACGCGCCCAGCCAGCGCAGGATGCGGATCACCAGGGTGTCCGGCGGCTCGTTGGTCGGCACCGGCATGCGGATGGTGATCTTGTCGCGGCGCAGGCGGCTGGCGAAGCCGTCGACCATGCCGGTGACGAAGTGCTCCTGGCTCATCACGGCGCGGATGACGGCGCCGAGGGCGATGGCGCTGATGCGACCGGTGACGCCGATCATCATCATCAGCAGCAGCCACGCGAACTGGAACGGGTTGGCGTGCTTCTTGGCGAACAGGATGGCGTTGCGGCCGAGAAAGTAGCCGTAGGAGAAGACGATCGGCTTCGAGAGGTCGGCGCTCGAGGCGCCGCGGTGCTGGATGGCGGCGGTGTCGACGTAGACGACGCGGTAGCCGAGCTTGCGCGCCCGCATGCACCAGTCGACGTCCTCGTTCACCTGGAAGAAGTCCTCGTCGAAGATGCCGACCTTCTCCAGCGCCTCGCGGCTCATCATGCAGCCGTTGCCGATCACCCAGTCGACGTCCTTCGGCGACGACTCCGGGTAGTCGCGCACGAAGCGCCCGTGCGTCTTGCAGAGCATCGGGCCCCAGTTGAGGATGCCGTACTTGCCCCAGGTGAAGGCGGGGTTCTGCATGTAGAGGTTCTTCGCCCCGGTGATGGCGATGCGCGGATCGGCCTGCATCGTGCGCACCAGCTCCTCGAGGCAGTTGGCGATCATCTTGGTGTCGCTGTTGAGGATGAAGACGTACTCGGCGCCGTGCTCGAGCGCGTAGCGGATGCCGACGTTGTTGCCGCCGACGTAGCCGAGGTTGTCGTCGTTGACGATCAGCGTGATCCAGTCGTACTTGGCGCGCAGCGTCGCCACCGTCTCGTCGGCCGACGCGTTGTCCACGACCACGACCTCGAGGTTGGGATATGTCACCTCGGAGAAGCTCTCGAGGCAGGTCACGACGTCGTCGACGCGATTCCAGGTGAGGATGATGACCGTCACCTTCGGTGCGGTCGGGGCGGGGACGGATGCGGTCACCGCGCGCCTCCTTTCTGCCGTTGCCGGACGATGGGTTCGGGGGTGGCGGCTGCGTCGGCGGCGCCGACGCGGAAACTGACGCGGCCCTGCAGGTCGGCGTAGCTGATCCGCCCGTGCATGTCGGCGCCGGTGTGGCGGCCGAGGCCGCCGTGGACGACGAATTCGATCGCCGCCTCGACCAGGTCGTAGTACTGCGTGGAATCCTTGTCGGCCAGGCCGACGCCGACGCGGTAGCGGCCATTGCGCATCGCGGCCACGAAGCGCACCCGCCACTCGATGCGCTGGCCGGCGGCGAGCGACGGCGCCTGCGCGCCGAGCGCGTGGCTGGTGTCGCCGTACACCGGAAAGCCGTCGTCGGCGTTGATGCCGATGCCGAGGACCGGGGACTCGACGTCCTCCATGGCCTCGCACTCGATGACCAGGGTGGCGAGGTCGCCGCAGCGCACGCGACCGACGGCGCGGCCGGCCTCGTTCTCGATCCAGCCGCGCAGGACGCGGATCTGCCCCTCGCCCCAGACGCGCGTTCCGCCCGCCTGCGCCGCGGCCGCGGGCAGCGCCGTCTCGGCGGTCTGCTCGCGGCCCACCGTGCTGAGGTAGGCGGCGATCACCGCGTCCGGATCGCCCTGGGCGGCGATGCGGCCGTGGTCGAGCCACACCGCCTCGTCGCAGAAGCGCTGCACCTGGCCGAGGTCGTGGCTGACCAGCACCATCGTCTTGCGACGCTGCTTCAGGTCCTCGAAGACGTTGAGGCACTTGAGCTGGAAGTCGGCGTCGCCGACGGCGAGGATCTCGTCGAGCAGCATGATGTCGCTCTCCGCCTGCAGCGCGGTGGCGAAGCCGAGGCGGGCGCGCATGCCGGTCGAGAGGTTCTTCAGCTTGGCGTCGCGGAAGCGGTCGAGGTCGGCGAAGCGGATCGCCTCGTCCACCCGCCGCGCCACCTCGCGGCGCGGGTAGCCGAGCACCGCGGCGTAGAGCTCGACGTTCTCGCGCACCGTCAGCTCGTTGCTGAAGCCGAGGCCGAGCTCGAGCAGCGCCGACATCGAGCCGTCGACATGCACCGCGCCGCGGTCCGGCGGCAGCAGCCCGGAGATGATCTTCAGCAGCGTCGACTTGCCCGAGCCGTTGCCGCCGATGATGCCGACGAAGGTCCCCGCCTCGATCACCAGGTCGACGCCGCGCAACGCCTCGAAGCGCTCGTAGGTGGTGCCGCGGAAGCCGCTGAGGATGCGCTCGGTGAGCGTCGTGTGCACCTCGTGCGGGATGCGGAAGGTCTTGTGGATGTCGCGCAGATCGATCGCCGGCATGGTCGTCAGCGCTTCCCGACGGCGCCCGCGCGGCGAACGCGACGCGCCGCGGCGGCATCGCGGCATGCCCCCGCTCCGCTCCGCGTTCTCGGCGTGGTGTGCATCCGTTCGGGGCTCAGAAGTGCTCCACGAGCCGGTGCTGCAGGCGGCGGAACATGTGGTAGCCGAGCAGGCAGACGCCGACCGACATGGCGGTCGTCAGCAGCAGGCCGCGGGCGCCCGGCCACCAGCCGTAGATGAGGGCGCGGCGGCTGTCGCCGATGATGCGGCCGACCGGATTGACCCAGACGATCCAGCGCCAGCGCTCCGGCACCATCAGGTCGAGGTAGATGATCGGCGTCAGCCAGAAGCCGACCTGGAGGACGATGTTCCACAGGTAGCCGACGTCGCGATAGCGCACGTACAGCGGCGCCAGGAACAGCGAGGTGCCGAGGGTGAGCAGCACCAGGTCGACGAGCAGGATCGGGAAGGTGATCGCCGGCATGGTCAGCGGCGTGCCGGTGACCCGCAGCAGCACCGCCAGCACCGCCAGATTGATGATGAAGGTGAGGCCGGCGCTGAGCAGGGCCGAGTAGACCATCACCTCGCGCGGCAGGACGGTCTTGGTCAGCAGCTCGGCGCGCGACAGCAGCGAGCCGGCGCCGGTCGCCGTCCCCTCGGAGAAGAAGTTCCACAGCGCCACGCCGAGCAGCAGGAACCCCGGGTAGTTGGGGACGTCGAGGCGCATGAAGAAGGTGAAGACGACGTAGTAGATGGCGAAGAACATCAACGGGTTGAGCACCGACCAGGCGTAGCCCAGGGCGGAGTGGGTGTAGCGGATCTTGAAGTCCTTGAGGGCGAACTGCAGCACCAGCCAGCCGTAGCTGGCGCGCCGGCCGCCCCAGCTCGTCGGCGCGCCCGGCAGAATGCGCCGCCGCCCGTTCGCCGCCGTGGCCGCGGGTTGTGCCCGTACCCCCCGTGTCATCGAAACATCCACCGATTACAGGGTTGCGCGGCGAGTCACAACGGCGAAGAACGGGATGCCCGGCGGGCGGCGGCGAGCGGTCCGCGCGCCGCGCTAGCGCACGTCGGCCATGCCGAGGGCGGCGAAGGGGATGGGGCGGTCGCGCCAGGCGTCGAGGGCGCCGCGCAGGAAGGCGCGCTCGCGGGCGATGCCGGGGGCGTCGCGGCGCAGGGCGGCGCGGGCGGCGCGCCCGGCGCAGGCGGCGAGCGAGGCGGCGGCGAAGCGGAGCTGCTGCCGCGGCGCGCCGTAGCGCTGGGCGATGCGGACGCCGTTGCGGCCGAGGAAGTAGGCCTGCGGGAAGACGCGGTGGGCGCCGGGCGCCGAGCTCGAGCCGCCGCGGTGCAGGATGGCGGCGTCGCCGGCGTAGACGACGCGCCAGCCGGCGCGGCGGGCGCGCAGGCACCAGTCGACGTCCTCGTGGTAGCCGAACAGCGATTCGTCGAGCAGCCCGATCTGCTCCAGCGCCGTCCGCCGCCACAGGTAGCCGTTGCCGATCGCGACGTCGACGTCGCGCGTGCCGCGCCAGGGCGCGCCGTCGGGCTGGCCGGCGCCCTCGCTGCGCACCAGGAACGGCCCGTAGGTGAGCGTGCCGAAGGCCCCCCACAGGCGCGCCGGATCCTCGAGCAACAGGTTGCGGCAGCCGACCACGGCGATGCGCGCGTCCGACTCCGCCACCCGCACCAGCTCGTCCACCATGCCGGCGGTCACCTCGGTGTCGCTGTTGATCAGCAGCGCGTAGTCGGCGCCGCGCGCCAGCGCCCAGCGGATGCCGACGTTGTTGCCGCCGGCGTAGCCGAGATTGCTCGGGTTGCGGATGATCGCCAGCCCGGGATGCGCCGCTTGCAGCGCCGCCACCGTGTCGTCGGCGGAGGCGTTGTCGACCACCACCGGCGTCAGCCGCGGGTAGGTCAGGCGGGGCAGGCTGGCGACGCAGCGCAGCACGTCGTCGCGCCGGTTCCAGGTCAGGATGAGCAGGACGACGTGCGGGGTCACCGCGCGCCCCGCAGGACCTCGTCGTACAGCGCCCGCGTCTGCGCCGCGATGTGATCCCAGCCGCAGTGCCGCTCGACGTAGCGGCGGCCGTTGGCGGCGCAGCGGGCGCGCTCGGCCGGGTCGTCGAGCAGCGCCTGCAGGGCGATGGCGAGGGCGGCGGGATCGCCGTAGGGGACGACGCGGCCGCCGTCGGCGGCGCGCACCACCTCGCCGCAGCCGGAATCGTCGCACACCACCACCGGGGCGCCGCACATCAGGCCCTCGGCGGCGACCAGGCCGAAGATCTCGTCGGTGGAGGGATAGGCGACGACGTCGGCGTCGACGTACGCCGCGTTGCGGTCCTCGCCGAGCAGCAGGCCGGGGAAGAGGACGCGGTCGCCGAGGT
Coding sequences within it:
- a CDS encoding class I SAM-dependent methyltransferase: MRPHEHARTAPDATAPDADEARRYRALERAWQDEVGVDLLDRPFAAAGSAAVFHHQWDRLLAEIAAAPEGSVIEVGCGRGHFLRYAQERAPRSTRPLIGLDVSRAVAALPQARLAGVQADGEWLPFRTASAACIVFDGALHHVIDYAAALREALRVLVPGGLLVIYEPLNSTFTTLVHRLLDPIVFRASVQYESPIDIRFKRDFHEHRILGVLREGGCTVRESRSDFLAYPLTGCYAGSAFGRSLRVMRALLWLEDAIARAPLVGAIARWFAWRFTIVARAPG
- a CDS encoding glycosyltransferase family 2 protein, giving the protein MTASVPAPTAPKVTVIILTWNRVDDVVTCLESFSEVTYPNLEVVVVDNASADETVATLRAKYDWITLIVNDDNLGYVGGNNVGIRYALEHGAEYVFILNSDTKMIANCLEELVRTMQADPRIAITGAKNLYMQNPAFTWGKYGILNWGPMLCKTHGRFVRDYPESSPKDVDWVIGNGCMMSREALEKVGIFDEDFFQVNEDVDWCMRARKLGYRVVYVDTAAIQHRGASSADLSKPIVFSYGYFLGRNAILFAKKHANPFQFAWLLLMMMIGVTGRISAIALGAVIRAVMSQEHFVTGMVDGFASRLRRDKITIRMPVPTNEPPDTLVIRILRWLGA
- a CDS encoding ABC transporter ATP-binding protein, which produces MPAIDLRDIHKTFRIPHEVHTTLTERILSGFRGTTYERFEALRGVDLVIEAGTFVGIIGGNGSGKSTLLKIISGLLPPDRGAVHVDGSMSALLELGLGFSNELTVRENVELYAAVLGYPRREVARRVDEAIRFADLDRFRDAKLKNLSTGMRARLGFATALQAESDIMLLDEILAVGDADFQLKCLNVFEDLKQRRKTMVLVSHDLGQVQRFCDEAVWLDHGRIAAQGDPDAVIAAYLSTVGREQTAETALPAAAAQAGGTRVWGEGQIRVLRGWIENEAGRAVGRVRCGDLATLVIECEAMEDVESPVLGIGINADDGFPVYGDTSHALGAQAPSLAAGQRIEWRVRFVAAMRNGRYRVGVGLADKDSTQYYDLVEAAIEFVVHGGLGRHTGADMHGRISYADLQGRVSFRVGAADAAATPEPIVRQRQKGGAR
- a CDS encoding ABC transporter permease, translated to MTRGVRAQPAATAANGRRRILPGAPTSWGGRRASYGWLVLQFALKDFKIRYTHSALGYAWSVLNPLMFFAIYYVVFTFFMRLDVPNYPGFLLLGVALWNFFSEGTATGAGSLLSRAELLTKTVLPREVMVYSALLSAGLTFIINLAVLAVLLRVTGTPLTMPAITFPILLVDLVLLTLGTSLFLAPLYVRYRDVGYLWNIVLQVGFWLTPIIYLDLMVPERWRWIVWVNPVGRIIGDSRRALIYGWWPGARGLLLTTAMSVGVCLLGYHMFRRLQHRLVEHF
- a CDS encoding glycosyltransferase family 2 protein produces the protein MTPHVVLLILTWNRRDDVLRCVASLPRLTYPRLTPVVVDNASADDTVAALQAAHPGLAIIRNPSNLGYAGGNNVGIRWALARGADYALLINSDTEVTAGMVDELVRVAESDARIAVVGCRNLLLEDPARLWGAFGTLTYGPFLVRSEGAGQPDGAPWRGTRDVDVAIGNGYLWRRTALEQIGLLDESLFGYHEDVDWCLRARRAGWRVVYAGDAAILHRGGSSSAPGAHRVFPQAYFLGRNGVRIAQRYGAPRQQLRFAAASLAACAGRAARAALRRDAPGIARERAFLRGALDAWRDRPIPFAALGMADVR